ATTCCGCCAGCAAAATTAGAAAGTGATCCTTGTAAGGATAAACCAACCGCAAGTCCCATTGCTCCTAAAATGGCGACGAATGAAGAAGTTTCAATTCCTAATTTAGAAATAAAGGTTACAAATAATAAAATTCTTAAAGCCCATAATAAAATGTCAGCTAAGAATTTTGTTAATGTTGGATCGAGATTTCGCTGAATCATTACTTTTCTAATAATTCGATTAATCAATCTGATGGCATACAAACCAACAAATAAGATTAAAAAGGCAGAAATCAGTTTTGGTGAATAATCAACTAAAATATCAATAAATCGGCTAATGTATTTACTGACTTGTTCTGGGCTAATGTTCATGATTTTGAAATAAAAAAACCTTCTCAAAAGAGAAGGTATATTAGTGGTGCAAATATAAAAATATTTACATTATCAGAAAAGTGTGTTTATGCCTTGTCTGCTGCTTCATCGGCGATTTCCTCTACTTCTGCGGCCGATTTTTCGCTTACATCAATAACGGTTTCAGAAATAGTTTCTGGCGTATCGCTAACAGCTGCAGAAGCCGTTTTTTCTTTCACAGAATCAACTACATCATTTACTACTTTAGCGGCTTTGTCGGCATATTCGCTTACAGTATCTTTTGCTTTTTCAGCGTACTCTGCTGCGTTGCCAATAATAGGTTCCGAAACTTCCTTTACTTTTTCAATTGTTTCTTCTGCAAAAGCTTCCGCTTTCTCGATGTATGGCGCAGCAGCTTCTTTTGCTTGCTCAAAAGTACTTTCGGCATTGTTGGCCAATTCAGTTACAGACTCTTTGGTTGAGCCAAATAAATTTTTAAAAAATGAAGATAATCCCATGGTTGTTAATTAATTGGTTAAGATTACAATATTAATTAATTTTATAGAATTACTCGTTTTTTAATGGTAAATAATTGGTAACTAGTGGTTAATAATAAAAAAAGCGCCTCATTGAGGCGCTTTCTATGGTGTTTTTTAATAAATTAAGCATTAACAGCTTCCACTTTTATAGCTTCGTCGTTCAGCATGCTTTTCAACATATTTTCGATACCGCTTTTTAAAGTAAATGTAGATGAAGGACAACCGCTGCAAGCACCTTGCAATAATACTTTTACTGTTTTGTCTTCCTCATTATAAGATTCAAAAGCAATGTTTCCACCATCAGCAGCTACAGCTGGTTTTACATATTCTTCTAGAATATTGATGATTTGCTGTGAAGTAACATCCAATTTATCAAAAGCTTCATCTTTTGTTGCTTCATTTTTGACTTTAGTTTCGATTAAACTTTCATCTAAAACAGTTCCTCCATTTTCAATAAATTGTTTAATGAAAGTTCTTAATTCTAAAGTGATTTCGTCCCAATTATTGATTTCATATTTGGTTACCGAAATATAATTTTCGTCAATAAAAATTTCTTTCACATAAGGAAATTTAAATAATTCCTGAGCCAGTGGAGAAGAAGCAGTCTGATCAATATTTTTATATTCCACAGCATTGCGAGTTAACATTCTGCTTACAACAAATTTTAATGCAGAAGGGTTTGGAGTTGTTTCTCCGTAAACTGTAATAGGCTGTTTTTTTGCTTTTGTTTCGTCAATTTTAATGATAACGCCACCTTTGTCCACAAAAGCACTAATTTGCTCTGCAACCGCGTCTTTTACATCATCCCAATCTACAATGCTA
The Flavobacterium humidisoli DNA segment above includes these coding regions:
- a CDS encoding YtxH domain-containing protein yields the protein MGLSSFFKNLFGSTKESVTELANNAESTFEQAKEAAAPYIEKAEAFAEETIEKVKEVSEPIIGNAAEYAEKAKDTVSEYADKAAKVVNDVVDSVKEKTASAAVSDTPETISETVIDVSEKSAAEVEEIADEAADKA
- a CDS encoding NifU family protein, whose translation is MTKITIKETQNPTILKFEFDDFITQNQNFEFKNIDEAQASPLAQQLFYLPFVKTVYISGNFIAIERYSIVDWDDVKDAVAEQISAFVDKGGVIIKIDETKAKKQPITVYGETTPNPSALKFVVSRMLTRNAVEYKNIDQTASSPLAQELFKFPYVKEIFIDENYISVTKYEINNWDEITLELRTFIKQFIENGGTVLDESLIETKVKNEATKDEAFDKLDVTSQQIINILEEYVKPAVAADGGNIAFESYNEEDKTVKVLLQGACSGCPSSTFTLKSGIENMLKSMLNDEAIKVEAVNA